The genomic stretch CGCCAAGGAGACAATTAAACAATGCTCTTTCTCCCAGAATGCCCTGCGGTGGGCCGGCAGTGCGTGCTAGCAGACTGCCTGTACTGATCCTGGGCTGAAATTGCTGAATGCTGGTTCGCCGGTTTAACGTATTTAGACGGACTTCTAAATTATTTCAAGTCCTGTCACGATAGACTACGacaaatagttttgaagaagtgtgtgtttttctttacgGTAAACTACATAAGTGacagttattttaaaatctaATTTCTAAATTTTACATTGGTTATTCAATGAAAAACAATTACCGGTTACtccaaatattttgaagggGCAATAACTACTGCTTAATGCATGGTGATTATCATGATTTATTAGTTACAATGTTAATACAAATGTAATACGTATGTTAAATAAAGCTTAATTAGTGGATTGTCTTTATGACACAAAATCCTCGCTTTGTAGCTATCTTTGTTTCTTTCTGAATTACTTATTTTATAATGTAGTCAAAATATCAGTTTTACCTCGAGCAAACCTAAATCGTTATATAAACATTACCTAGAGAAAGGGACAAGGTGTAAATCCAATGGCATCTTCCTCTCCATTCTTTGAAGAATATAATGTGGGATTAATTTAAAGATTTTTCACCAATTTTTCCACCAGATCATCGGTTCACGTGCCAAAAAGGATAACGGATGGTAATTTTCCCCATACTATTTAATTAAACGCGTGGATGTTAttatacaaaaatgtataaataaaaaacCACAAGTACTTATGTGCACTAACACCTACTTATTATTCTTATATAAAATAGCAGGAAACAGTAGAGTGATGTTTTCGGCATTTCTGGGCAGGATCCTAATACTTTCTCAAGCTGAAACTTTTAAAAGTGTATTTCGATTTCTCAGCTTCAAATTGGTTACCAGTCTGGATGTCGACAATTCTAATGTCAACCTAGATCGACATTAAAAGCACAAATACACTTAGGTGTACCAGCTAGGCTACAACTTGTTTTCCACAAGGCAGTTTAATAAACACAGCTAGCATATATATATTAAACTTCGTCACAATAAGGAACGCAGGCTAGCCTGAAAATCAATATCTGACAGCAAAATCGATTATCTTATATTAATATGCAACGTATTGAAAAGGGCGGAGATATAAAAAGCACTATCAGAAGATCATCGCCTATATTTTTGTTATACAAAGAGTCGATCTAGGTTGACTTCGGTAGCCTTGTTTTCTCCAGTCGATCTGTCAGTTTCTCAAACGCAGTAATATTGCCCAGAAACAGTTGCAGAGACCGTAGGGAAACCCGCCAAAAGAAATGAATCTTCTATTTATCTGGGCATCAGGTCTGATTATAACAAAAGAAATGAAAGCAAACCTTACTGAATTCTGGTAGAAAAGAATTTCTTAATATGTGACATGGAAAATATATCATCCAGACAAGCAGCCTAACATATACATTGAGAATAACACTTTAGTAATATATGTTCTTATGTTGGGAATATTTTGAATGTAgcttacatttatttatcagGTCAAGTTGCTGTTGTCATGTGATTAAATTGAGATAACATGATATTTCATTTATACAATTATACAATCCAAGAAAAAAACTGAATCAAGCataatttaaaaactgcatAAAAACGAGTCTGTTTGGATCTTATATTACTTGTATTATGGTTAAATAACTCtgagttgtattttttttttttcataaacgCATCAATATACTGTCATCTTACCTGAGAAATCGACATGTTCAAGTAGAGAAAAACTCCTGTGGTGGAGGCTATTTGCAGCACCACCACAATAATAACGACCATTGCAATCCACAGCTTGGACGGCGCATCTCTCCGATTGTTCGTAGGAACCATCATGTATGAGGACGATTCATTACTAGCGGATCTGAAATAATCCTGGTTGTTCTGAGTAGCCATCGCATTCCCGTCTAATAAGTAAACACAAGGAAGAAGGAAACCGTCTGCGAGTCCGTAAAGAAACTTTCTGCGTCGGAGGGCAGTATTTCTTCTCCCACGTTGGTTTACTCTGGTGCGTCTTTTTGCGGCGCAGAACAAATCTAGCTGAGATTGCGGAGAAGGGTTTCGACTTCCTCAAGGTACTAAAGCTTAAGACAAGGTTGCCAGATGTGCGTGCTAGCACAGCCTGCGTTTGCCCTAGTAACTGCATGTGTTACATCTTAAATCTTTGCGGTACTCTGGTAACCCTGAAGTCTAGCTTCTCAAGAAACTTTGCATGAACAGCTCAAAACGCAAGACCGATAAGCCATGACAAATAAAGAACACCAAAAGTAAATAATGGAAGTAAGCCAGTGGGTAACTCAGCTGTTTAAAAAGCCTGATCAGATCCgggttttaaataaataaataaacattacgTCCGCAGCTGTGTTAAGTATTTACGATTTTAGGGGTTTCGGAGTCACCGCACTCACAAAGGGAACCAAAGCCTGTATTATTCTAGGAGTCAAAAGCAGGCCATACACGCACGTAGACTGCAAATGCAGTGGGCAATAAGGAACTGCAGAAAAGGGCGCCTCGGACgaaggaaaataaaaaataaaacaaccgGCTTTGGTTGGGGAAAAAAGCTTGATCGCAGAGATGGGTGACTACACGGGAACATACGTTTAAACGTCTAATTTACGAAAAAATTGACAACGTCTGCAGCTGATTCTGTGAACGTATGGTTATTATTAATGCTTTTGTTTGTTCCACTGGGAAGCTGTACAGACTATAGACGTTGCTTCGAGTCTCCTCTTCTGGTCTACACGCTCTCTTCTTTGATGTTCTACTAATGGTGGCGTAAACCACAGTCCGGCTTTTGATGGTTAAAACAACTGGATTGCAAGCGCCCCAGGAGATATCAACATGTTTTAATTAGACTAAAGGGCAAGATTATCTCATGAAAATTGTCGTAAATACCGTACAGCCTTTTTCAATAAACATGGACTACGTTGCCAAGCAGCCTGATGTTCATTACCAGTAGATTTATGCTGGATATTGATCAATAaattttgtatttggttcaCATAACAATTATTAGAAAATGATTTTTTATCGTCCCCCTCGGCCTGTTATACCATAAataaggttggtgacccctgtctAATATCTCTTGCAGGCACTTTTTAATATTCTTACCATACCTGTAGTAGTCTATTTTGGTGTTGCATAGCAAACACTGTAGGTTAATATCAGGCCTGGGCATTTGGAATATCAAACCAAGCAAGATCATTGTTTTAATTGATACTAACAGCTGGCATAAGATAATACAGGGAGCCTGTTGGCTTTGAATTACTGCAACATGAATCTCCCGATACGGCCCAAGGCCCTGCCGGAATGCTTTCACACAAATTGCTTTCTAATTTCACTGCAGCAGAAATGCAACCCTAGAGACACAGTCATTGCAAGTTGACACAAACTGATGCTGCCCACAGGTGCTGTAGATCTATGTTCTGACTGCTAAGATGGGATCCAGAAGCTTGAGAGGATTAAGATGGTGTTTAAAAGAAATGTATATCAATGAAGATAGGGCCTCTGAGGATTCTAATAATGTAAAATGAACACCTGGATTTAATGTTAAATCTATTCTTATGTATTTGTGACATAGTTCCTTGGCGGAGGCTGGATCCAGTGAAAAGAATACCGTGTGAATGAGGATATTACATCATGCGGCAGTCTTTGGTTCCCCCCGAAAGCGCCGATACTACTCATGTAAAGCAGTTTTTGGAGTGACCCTACAGTGTGTGTTATAattagcacattttcacaaataGGAGTAGGCCTGAGGCAACATTTGTGGTTAGCCACTGGTTTCACAGGTTTCTCTGGAAGTGACATCACCACGTGGAATGAGGAAGTCACATAAAAGCTGACACAGCTCCATTACACCCATGCGGAAGGGAATTAACCAGAATTGCTCCAGGAAAAACACTAGCTTTATGAAACCCAGTAATGTCTATAGAAAACTGTCTGGTAAACACAGTACTGACCACAACCTTCCGCAAAGATCGTCTGCGGGTTTTGAGAGAATGAGAATTTCCAGAATGACCATGAATATGTGACCATGAAAGGTGTGTAAATCTCTGCCCTGTTTTGATCCCACACTTTGTTTCCATAGAGATTGGTTAGTTCCAAAGTGGCCCTCTGAGGGTGGCAAATGAATAATTTTGTCAGAAAGACATAGAAACCACACATAAGGGTACACAAAGTAAAAGTTTTTAATTAGAACATTTATTCTAACAGCCCCTTGGTTGCTGGCTTTGCTAATTCACCACTACGCCACCTTCTGCCTAATATTTGAATGACATTTCATGTATATTTATGCgtgacacccctcccccacccgtGTCACTTCTCCTGGAGGATGACCGTACAGTGAAGGTGTTTAAGTTATGCACAGTTGGGTGTGATTTCAATTGAGAATAACGATAAACATGTCTTAGTAAAAATTACACACATTACAGGAAAAAGTTGATGGATTGAAAAATGTGTGGCAGACCTCAACTGGCCCAGtctgctgctggtgctgctgttcaTTGTGTCAGTCCTGGGGCTGCACGCACTGTCCATTGCCTTGCTCTGTTGGCTTCCCCAGTCAGTTGTCTTGTCTCAGTTGTTTTTCCAGCCACTCCAACAGAGCAGAGTCATCCGGACCGGCTCCCACATCGGCCAGCTGCTCACAAAACCACACCAGTGACTCGACCAGGTCTCCCACAGTCCAGCCAGTCAGCTGTGCCCTCTGGGCTATGGTGCAGAACTGAACGGCAAAACAGCGGTAATCAGCAGTGTGGCTGTTAACATCGTTACCAACCTAGCCTGACAGCTGACAGAATGCAAATTCATTAATTTTCCTGGCAATTGTTATTATTGTTCATTAATCACTGCCACTTTAAATATCAGTACCTTGTTATCCTACATGCAtgttactgtatatatattgtgCGTTGCTTTTATATTGTATGCTATTGTTCACTTTTCTGCCACTGCTATTTATTGTTCTTCATTGTTATATATTGTTTACTTCTCCAGGGAGGTACACAAGCAAGTGTTTCactgtacttgtacaaatgacaataaagcttttgAACCCTTATCATTATGAAGGTTTCATCATCTCTGTCAAGCAATAAACACATTATGGTACTTTTGGGTCACCCAGACAATATACAGATgctgaatatactgtatatgctaaATATATACTCAGAATGGACATATAAAATGAACTGGGAAAGTTGGAATTATTGGGCTGAATGTTGCTGGAGTGCATGCAGTACCGCTTGAAGCGCATGTGGCGTCTGCCTGTGTTGCTTAATGGCTTGACCAGCCCTGAGTACGAGAATGCTATTGGTCGCCAAGTACGCTCTTTTGCTTGGAATTTCCCTCCTGGATTTGGTCTCGGCTGTGAATCTGTCATTATAATCACAAAGGACGGAATCAGCCATACGAGCCAGTGACACATAACGCGCTACATTTATTCAGGTTCCGGGACTACCGACGGGTTGCTGGGGTCCCATTGTGTTCATGCATTGAACAATCATGTGAGAGTAATGTGGCGGGTAGGCAGTCAGATACGTCGGGATTATGGGTTCGAATCAGGTTCCAGCTACGAGCTGGCGTCCTCCCGTCCGTGTGGGTTTTTTGCAAGTACTCAGGTTtccacccacagtccaaagacatgctatTTGTGTTACTTAGTGACATCACATTGGCCATTCCGTGTGAttgagtgtatgtatgtgtgcacaCACTCTGCCACGGGCTGGCAGTCTGCCCAGGGACTTATACAAGCACCTGACCATCATGACATAATTCGgtatttattaaaaatggatggatggatattatagCTACGTCTAGTTAAGTCATCTGGAGGGGGTGATCTTCAGCTGAAGGAAGTAAACAGTAAATAAAAGCGACTGACCCGGCCCTGGCGTACCTGTGTGTAAAGCCGTACGTCCGTCAGAGTGAGCTGGAGCTTCCCCACGTCCACGTAGGAGGCGGCAGCCCAGAGGATCAGGCCCTGCAGGACCTGCAAGCTGCCCGGGGTCTGGCTGCCCAGCAACACCCTGATCTCTAACCCCTCAGGGCCCCAATGGGTCGTCCGCATTTGTACATCCTGCTTAGCAGCTGCTAACACGGAGCCCCTCAGCACCTCCTCCGCTACGTCTGCGGCGAAGGAGCAGCAGCTGGGTGGAGGAGGGGGAACACACTGCATCGGTCTTACTCTGCCACAGCTCTGGGTTCCAGGACTAGGGTGTGGTCGCCGCTCCTGGTCCAGCTGCATCTGAAGCACGACTTGTTGCATAGCCTTGTTTACTAGAGCCCTTGCAAACTCCTCCGGACTGTTTATCCCAGAGTCAGAAGCCAATGAGGCCTCCTTGTTCCCTAGGGCCTTGCTGCTAGGCACGATGTCCATGGTTTGCCTCCATGGTGAAGACGTGTCACCAGCCATCTCCTGCTTTGCAGCCTCCTCCTGGAGTGCGGCTGCCAGGGCCCTCTCTACCCACTGCTCAGCTACTGCGTGGAGTCTGTCATACCCTGACGCATCGCCCATTGACCTGCTAGAGATACATGTGTCCACAGGGCTTTTGTTCACCGGCTGGAGGTCACATCCAGGAGACAGAGTAGGTTCTCGGTGAGTGCACATGGACTGGTTACCAACAAAGAGTGCTCCTCCATTTGGCTCCTCTGGATGTTCCATGTTGTGGGTGGCAAGAAAGCCAATGATTTCCGCAGATAGGTGTGCGGCATATTCTGACAGCCCGGACACCTCCACCTGGGCGGCTACATCTCTTCTTACCTCATCTTGCTCACCATTCGACACGTTCAGGCCTCCTTGCATGCACTCCAGGGAGAGCGAGCGCAGGAGCCGAGCCACAAAGTCTGTCTTGTCCTCCTTGTAGGTGGGACTCCCTTGCACTGAgtctttgggggtggggggtggcggggAAGGACGGAATCCATTAGCCAGCCCCCGTTTGAGATTCCTGCAGAACAGTACGGGGCTGCTGGCTCTCTCAGGCAggaggggggaggtgggaggAGGGTTGGGGTAGTCAATGGAGCCCTCACTGGGCAGGCCAGCGTTAGAATCGAGGACATCCTCATCGCAGGTCAACTCGTCGTCATCCCCCT from Paramormyrops kingsleyae isolate MSU_618 chromosome 10, PKINGS_0.4, whole genome shotgun sequence encodes the following:
- the LOC111836397 gene encoding uncharacterized protein isoform X2 — its product is MAVDEDWLSSRLRLCQLNADSLQGRNQGLLGVTVNYQFFPPPTYEKSSVLRSLGTYAQDLKDAVGREVNTSQELLGATRDQILNQFAQTLARSVMQSARSQLGNSVCGPREDGQGEELEADRSPRVPVLMEGHAWGGEWEVEGDDDELTCDEDVLDSNAGLPSEGSIDYPNPPPTSPLLPERASSPVLFCRNLKRGLANGFRPSPPPPTPKDSVQGSPTYKEDKTDFVARLLRSLSLECMQGGLNVSNGEQDEVRRDVAAQVEVSGLSEYAAHLSAEIIGFLATHNMEHPEEPNGGALFVGNQSMCTHREPTLSPGCDLQPVNKSPVDTCISSRSMGDASGYDRLHAVAEQWVERALAAALQEEAAKQEMAGDTSSPWRQTMDIVPSSKALGNKEASLASDSGINSPEEFARALVNKAMQQVVLQMQLDQERRPHPSPGTQSCGRVRPMQCVPPPPPSCCSFAADVAEEVLRGSVLAAAKQDVQMRTTHWGPEGLEIRVLLGSQTPGSLQVLQGLILWAAASYVDVGKLQLTLTDVRLYTQFCTIAQRAQLTGWTVGDLVESLVWFCEQLADVGAGPDDSALLEWLEKQLRQDN
- the LOC111836397 gene encoding uncharacterized protein isoform X1; amino-acid sequence: MDRFENTAGAVKQEMAVDEDWLSSRLRLCQLNADSLQGRNQGLLGVTVNYQFFPPPTYEKSSVLRSLGTYAQDLKDAVGREVNTSQELLGATRDQILNQFAQTLARSVMQSARSQLGNSVCGPREDGQGEELEADRSPRVPVLMEGHAWGGEWEVEGDDDELTCDEDVLDSNAGLPSEGSIDYPNPPPTSPLLPERASSPVLFCRNLKRGLANGFRPSPPPPTPKDSVQGSPTYKEDKTDFVARLLRSLSLECMQGGLNVSNGEQDEVRRDVAAQVEVSGLSEYAAHLSAEIIGFLATHNMEHPEEPNGGALFVGNQSMCTHREPTLSPGCDLQPVNKSPVDTCISSRSMGDASGYDRLHAVAEQWVERALAAALQEEAAKQEMAGDTSSPWRQTMDIVPSSKALGNKEASLASDSGINSPEEFARALVNKAMQQVVLQMQLDQERRPHPSPGTQSCGRVRPMQCVPPPPPSCCSFAADVAEEVLRGSVLAAAKQDVQMRTTHWGPEGLEIRVLLGSQTPGSLQVLQGLILWAAASYVDVGKLQLTLTDVRLYTQFCTIAQRAQLTGWTVGDLVESLVWFCEQLADVGAGPDDSALLEWLEKQLRQDN